A segment of the Campylobacteraceae bacterium genome:
TTCATCGCTGATAATACTGCAGGGTCCCCTTGTCGGAAACGTAGGCCGTTGCCAGATTTAAGTATTTTATAAAGCTTATATGAATTTCAACTTTAGTTGTTTTTTATATAAGCTTTTTTTTTGCCTTTTTTTCTATGTTTTTACATTAATGTATAAGATTACATACAATTTTTTATGGAGTTACATTATTATACAGACTTTTTTTGTGAGTTTATAGGAAAAGAGCAATAGCTTTTCCTATGATTTTGTTTTAGAGATTGTTTTTAATATTTTGAGTAAGATCGTTTAAAATTATATTTTCAAGTTCCCACTCTTTTCCATCTACTGTAGCTTCATTTTTACCAGTGATTCCATCTACTGCGCCTAAAGAAACAATATATTCTAAATAAGATTCTAGATCTTTTATACTAGGTAGGAGATTTATTTTTAATGTTTTTTCTAAATAAGCAATAAATCCATAAGCCCCCCAGTTTGAAACACTAGCAATAATTGGAAAGTCACATTCAACTATACATGGCTCTTGTTTTAAAGATTCTTTTATAAAGTCTTTGAAGTTTCCCATACCAATTTCATTGCCACCATCTCCTATTGCAAAACTTTTTCTTGTTTTATTACCTAAGCTAAAGAGTAAATCTACAGCAGGTGTAAATTCAGCAATGCTTATTTTTCTAGAATTCATATAGTCGTTGTTGATATTTCGTCCACAACGCTCAATTGAGAAATGACATACAGGTGCGTATTCTTTTAGTATGTTTAGAAGGGATTCTTCTTCTTTACAGTCTTTATGTGTTAAATACAGTGTTTTTATATTTGGAAAAAAGTTTTTACAAAATTCATCTGTAATTATTATCGCTGTGTATCCCAGAGTATTAAGTGATTTTGCTAAAAAATATGCTCCTAAAGGACCATCTGTTTCTGCGTAACCCTTGACATAAAAACCAGTATAAATAAAAACATTTCCTTTTTCTATTTTTACAAATTCATTGCAGGCATTTTTACAGTGCTGCACGTTAAACTCTTTTTGTATTTTGTCCATACCTCTGCTTGAGTATTGTAAAA
Coding sequences within it:
- a CDS encoding DUF4392 domain-containing protein, translating into MLNKTIDDIILQYSSRGMDKIQKEFNVQHCKNACNEFVKIEKGNVFIYTGFYVKGYAETDGPLGAYFLAKSLNTLGYTAIIITDEFCKNFFPNIKTLYLTHKDCKEEESLLNILKEYAPVCHFSIERCGRNINNDYMNSRKISIAEFTPAVDLLFSLGNKTRKSFAIGDGGNEIGMGNFKDFIKESLKQEPCIVECDFPIIASVSNWGAYGFIAYLEKTLKINLLPSIKDLESYLEYIVSLGAVDGITGKNEATVDGKEWELENIILNDLTQNIKNNL